GCAGCGCCGCGTTGCCACCCGCGGCCGTGGTGTTTACCGTCAGCGTCTGCTCGGCGCAGAAGCGCACTAGGTAGTTCGGGCCACCGGCCTTGGGGCCCGTGCCGCTCAGGCCTTCGCCGCCGAAGGGCTGCACACCGACCACCGCGCCGATGATGTTGCGGTTGATGTAGACGTTGCCGATGTGGGCGGCGGCGGCCAGGGCGTGGGCGCGGCTGTCGATGCGGGTCTGGATGCCCAGCGTGAGGCCGTAGCCCAGGGCGTTGATCTGCTCGATCACCGCCTGCGGGTCGCCCGACCAGCGCACGATGTGCAGCACGGGGCCGAAGATTTCCTGCGCCACGTCGGACACCTGCTTCAGCTCGAAGGCTTGCGGCGCTATCAAGTTAGTAGCCGCTTGTGCTGGTGGAATAAGCGAGAGCAGCGCTTTTGATGTGGAATGCAGGCGCTGGATGTGTTTCTGGATGCCGTCAAAGGCCTCCTTGTCGATGACGGGGCCGACGTCGGTGGCCCACTCTGCGGTGTTGCCCAGCACCAGTTCCTGGGCCGCGCCCTGCACCATCTCGATGACGTGGTCGGCAATGGCTTCGTGCACGCACAGCAGGCGCAGGGCGGAACAACGCTGGCCCGCGCTACGGAAGGCGCTTTGCACCACGGCATCCACCACCTGCTCGGGCAAGGCGGTGCTGTCGACCAGCATGGCGTTGATGCCGCCGGTTTCAGCGATCAGCGGGATGATGGGGCCGTCTTTGGCGGCCAGGGTGCGGTTGATGATGCGCGCCACCGGGGTGGAGCCGGTGAACACCACGCCGGCAATGCCGGGCAGCGCCACCAGGGATGCACCCACGGTTTCGCCGGGGCCGTGCAGCAGCTGCACCGCGCCCTCGGGAACACCGGCGGCGTGCAGCAGGCGCACGGCTTCCAGGGCGACAAACGGGGTTTGCTCGGCGGGCTTGGCCAGCACCGTGTTGCCGGTGGCCAGGGCGGCGGCGACCTGGCCCATGAAGATGGCCAGCGGGAAATTCCAGGGGCTGATGCAGACCCACACGCCGCGGGCGGTCAGGCGCAGTTCGTTGGTTTCGCCTGTGGGACCGGGCAGCGCGACAGGGGCCATGATGCGCTCGGCTTCATCGGCGTAGAAGCGCAAAAAGTCCACGGCTTCGCGCACTTCGGACACCGCATCGCCCCAGGTCTTGAAGGCTTCCTTGACCAGGATAGCGCAGAAGCGGGGCATCTGGTGTTCCAGCAAGTCGGCGCTCTGGCGCAGCAGGGCGGCACGCTGGGCGGTGGGCGTTTTGCTCCAAATTTTATAGCTACTTGCGCTGGTGGAATAAGCGCTGGATGCCAATTTTGCATCAAACTCTGGCACCACAGGCACCACCAGGGCATCCAAAGCGGTTTGCAGTGCGGCGCGCTGGGTGGCGACTTCCAGGTCGAGCCCGGCGCTGTTTTTGCGGCCATTGCCAAACAGCACGGGCGGCAGCACAAAGGCCGATTGCGGCTCCAGGCGCAGGGGGGAGACCAAAATTTCTTCCATGCCCACCGACTCGTCGGCCAGCTGGTGCACGAAGGAAGAATTGGCGCCGTTTTCCAGCAGGCGGCGCACCAGGTAGGCCAACAGGTCGCGGTGCTTGCCTACCGGGGCGTAGACGCGGCAGCCGATCAGCGGGTTCTTCAGCACCTCGCGGTACACACCCTCGCCCATGCCGTGCAGGCGCTGCAGTTCGAACGGGTTGCCGCTCTTGGCGGCCAGGTGCAGGATGGCGGCGATGGTGGCCGCGTTGTGCGTGGCGAACTGGGGGTAGATGGCATCGGGCGCATCCAGCAGGGCCTTGGCGCAGGCGAGATACGACACGTCGGTGTGGTGCTTGTGGGTGAACACGGGGTAGTGCTGCAGGCCCAGTT
This sequence is a window from Rhodoferax sp. WC2427. Protein-coding genes within it:
- a CDS encoding L-glutamate gamma-semialdehyde dehydrogenase; this translates as MRLPSPYRSESETVAHRLAALSGALDWGVASAPARPWVQAVRDNPPPFWAMESLLREYPISSAEGLALMRLAEALLRVPDAETAIALTADQLGRADFDGMDETGAASVLGRSTLAKLSSSAIALSKKFLPEAEAPQGLLTKLGAKTVVAATVRAVQLLGRQFVLGQTIGDAMDEAASARKKQPQLTYSYDMLGEGARTDADALNYLQSYKNAIEAIATRADKTGATEKNDGISIKLSALHPRYEWTQRERVLAELVPRVWSLCEQAARANINLTIDAEEVDRLELSLDVFEALAALVSQHQPQWRGFGLAMQAYQTRALELIEHIASIGRKYKLRLMCRLVKGAYWDSEIKRAQELGLQHYPVFTHKHHTDVSYLACAKALLDAPDAIYPQFATHNAATIAAILHLAAKSGNPFELQRLHGMGEGVYREVLKNPLIGCRVYAPVGKHRDLLAYLVRRLLENGANSSFVHQLADESVGMEEILVSPLRLEPQSAFVLPPVLFGNGRKNSAGLDLEVATQRAALQTALDALVVPVVPEFDAKLASSAYSTSASSYKIWSKTPTAQRAALLRQSADLLEHQMPRFCAILVKEAFKTWGDAVSEVREAVDFLRFYADEAERIMAPVALPGPTGETNELRLTARGVWVCISPWNFPLAIFMGQVAAALATGNTVLAKPAEQTPFVALEAVRLLHAAGVPEGAVQLLHGPGETVGASLVALPGIAGVVFTGSTPVARIINRTLAAKDGPIIPLIAETGGINAMLVDSTALPEQVVDAVVQSAFRSAGQRCSALRLLCVHEAIADHVIEMVQGAAQELVLGNTAEWATDVGPVIDKEAFDGIQKHIQRLHSTSKALLSLIPPAQAATNLIAPQAFELKQVSDVAQEIFGPVLHIVRWSGDPQAVIEQINALGYGLTLGIQTRIDSRAHALAAAAHIGNVYINRNIIGAVVGVQPFGGEGLSGTGPKAGGPNYLVRFCAEQTLTVNTTAAGGNAALLAAMP